One segment of Novipirellula artificiosorum DNA contains the following:
- a CDS encoding YqgE/AlgH family protein: MTENLTGNLLVASTLVADPILSRGVCLLVHDDEDAVIGIMLNRPMQPNPKALIAMLNQLQEDSTDEKDPTEEGGSAVEARSKATPNPRLGERNSSDPSSMIAAGAKYSPSGMVHFGGPLSGPIVAIHQLSQYAEAETGQGIYVAAQKQHLEDLVKQQPGPYRLIVGHLGWEPEQLSAEMDAGLWHVVPATAEIVFENSEQMWPRLIRRATSHSLARWIGVKDPGHHAEWN; encoded by the coding sequence ATGACGGAAAATCTGACTGGAAATCTTCTGGTTGCTTCCACCTTGGTGGCGGACCCGATTCTGTCTCGTGGTGTCTGTCTGCTGGTTCACGATGACGAAGACGCCGTGATTGGCATCATGTTGAACCGACCGATGCAACCGAATCCCAAAGCGCTCATCGCGATGCTGAACCAGCTGCAAGAGGATTCCACGGATGAAAAGGATCCCACCGAAGAAGGTGGATCGGCGGTGGAAGCACGAAGCAAAGCGACACCGAACCCTCGGTTGGGGGAACGGAATTCGTCCGACCCCTCATCGATGATTGCAGCGGGGGCGAAGTATTCGCCGTCGGGGATGGTGCATTTTGGGGGGCCTCTGTCGGGGCCCATCGTCGCGATTCATCAACTCAGCCAATACGCTGAGGCGGAAACGGGGCAGGGGATCTACGTGGCGGCTCAGAAGCAACATCTCGAGGACCTGGTGAAACAGCAGCCTGGGCCTTACCGATTGATCGTCGGGCATTTAGGATGGGAGCCTGAGCAATTGAGCGCGGAGATGGATGCCGGGCTTTGGCACGTGGTTCCTGCAACGGCGGAAATCGTCTTTGAGAATTCCGAGCAAATGTGGCCTCGGTTGATCCGCCGTGCGACCTCACACTCACTGGCACGCTGGATCGGTGTCAAAGATCCAGGGCACCATGCCGAGTGGAACTAG
- a CDS encoding cold shock domain-containing protein encodes MGRHDDDDEKKIPYRIQKRRLGTIRFMNPEGEFGFIDAEDFRDDVFFHRTVWLGWARGTPEKEMPPQETMWVEFELDDEYFEKEERLRAKSVRLSRRPEGKKLSGRDAPHLVIKHHPNARKKRPTWRG; translated from the coding sequence ATGGGGCGACACGACGATGACGACGAAAAGAAGATTCCTTATCGAATTCAGAAACGCCGTTTGGGTACGATTCGGTTTATGAATCCGGAGGGCGAGTTCGGGTTCATCGACGCCGAGGATTTTCGCGACGACGTTTTCTTTCACCGCACCGTCTGGTTGGGATGGGCAAGAGGCACTCCCGAGAAGGAGATGCCGCCACAGGAAACGATGTGGGTCGAGTTCGAACTCGATGATGAGTATTTTGAAAAGGAAGAACGTTTACGTGCCAAGTCGGTGAGGCTGAGTCGACGTCCGGAAGGAAAGAAACTCTCAGGTCGCGACGCACCCCATCTGGTGATCAAGCACCACCCCAACGCTCGCAAGAAACGGCCAACGTGGCGAGGCTAG
- a CDS encoding sirohydrochlorin chelatase, with translation MTKRNVGVLLVGHGTRDSIGTEQFFQLAELLKRQLPSIPVEPCLLEFQSPSIAEGWDRLGRQRVTDVRVAPLLLFAAGHAKSDIPGLVQQCQATTPGVSFSFARPISRHPAIIELVCDRLQHSIDAMERPAERMALVMVGRGSYDPCAQADMRVLSEIVANRLAVTNRATAFYAMAEPRLPRVLKQIATSITARQSGESILVHPHLLFEGRLFHAIAQQVDEVRDQFPDVTIHLSQYLGPDRQVAQAIAGRLELSKQDETP, from the coding sequence TTGACCAAACGAAACGTTGGCGTCCTGCTCGTCGGTCATGGGACCCGTGATTCCATTGGGACCGAGCAATTCTTTCAGCTTGCCGAGCTACTAAAGCGGCAGTTGCCGTCGATTCCGGTCGAGCCATGCCTGTTGGAATTTCAATCGCCAAGCATTGCGGAGGGCTGGGATCGGCTTGGCCGCCAGCGTGTCACGGATGTGCGGGTTGCACCGCTGTTGTTGTTTGCTGCCGGGCATGCCAAGAGTGACATTCCCGGTTTGGTGCAACAATGCCAAGCGACGACGCCTGGGGTTTCGTTTTCGTTTGCGCGTCCGATCTCGCGACATCCCGCAATCATCGAATTGGTCTGCGACCGATTGCAACACAGCATCGATGCAATGGAACGGCCCGCGGAGCGGATGGCGTTGGTGATGGTCGGTCGCGGCAGCTATGACCCATGTGCTCAAGCCGACATGCGTGTGTTGAGTGAAATCGTCGCGAACCGGCTTGCTGTGACGAATCGAGCGACTGCTTTTTATGCGATGGCCGAACCACGATTGCCAAGGGTGCTGAAGCAAATCGCCACCTCCATCACGGCAAGACAATCCGGCGAGTCGATCTTGGTTCACCCTCATTTGCTGTTTGAGGGGCGGTTGTTTCATGCCATTGCACAACAGGTTGACGAAGTTCGCGATCAGTTTCCGGACGTTACGATCCATCTTTCCCAGTATCTCGGACCGGATCGACAAGTCGCCCAGGCGATCGCGGGCAGGTTGGAACTCAGCAAGCAAGACGAAACGCCATAA
- the mutL gene encoding DNA mismatch repair endonuclease MutL, translating to MTATTNPLPTIRQLPPNLVNQIAAGEVIERPASVVKELLENSVDAGAFRIEVTINGGGSELIRISDDGCGMTAEQLPLAVASHATSKLPDEQSLFHVDTLGFRGEALASIGSVSQLTIRSRTVDDDCGSELNVRGGIVESPQPCGCPVGTVMEIRNLFFNTPVRHRFLKTAQTERGHIMEAFTRIALANPKTHFVMTSNDKNVYDLPPTTRWSDRIEAFFGGEIAEALIPIENDDGQIRINGYACDPSVSRGNNRMQYLFLNGRHIRDRSLQHALGEAYRGLLMVGRHPVCFLQMEMPAEMVDVNVHPCKLEVRFTDGGRVYGRLLQTLRYQFLKTNMTHRVGPPPASEVVPDQVMTAGESVLGLPQRTESEQRQEVIHWARTGSTSSMPSPTSTVSPSPFPSLTVPGFRPYPGTRGNDLSSPAAGPPTESPLSSEATRSVDATLASDPQPASGNHQLDPTSDPRPVVCYLGFQVHNRYLVTQDEKGMVVIDQHALHERVLYERIKDKVLGSDESLESQRLLVPEPVSLTPAERTAALDAKETLARIGIEIEDFGGETILVQSYPAMLGKTSPGDMLRTVLESLMSAGKQPDAQDLLNHLLSTIACKAAVKAGDPLTREEITALLEQRDLYQDTHHCPHGRPTALFFSRDELDRMFGRLGPRGRAKNETR from the coding sequence ATGACTGCTACTACCAATCCGCTGCCGACCATTCGCCAATTGCCTCCCAACTTGGTCAACCAAATCGCCGCAGGCGAGGTGATCGAACGTCCCGCGTCGGTGGTCAAGGAACTGCTGGAAAATAGTGTTGACGCCGGAGCATTTCGGATCGAAGTGACCATCAACGGCGGTGGCAGCGAGTTGATTCGGATCAGCGACGATGGTTGCGGGATGACGGCCGAGCAACTGCCTTTGGCCGTGGCCTCGCATGCGACCAGCAAATTGCCTGACGAACAATCGCTTTTCCACGTCGACACGTTGGGATTTCGAGGAGAAGCATTGGCGTCGATCGGAAGTGTCTCACAGTTAACGATCCGTAGTCGCACGGTCGATGACGATTGTGGCTCGGAACTCAATGTTCGCGGCGGAATCGTTGAATCCCCTCAGCCTTGCGGATGCCCCGTCGGCACGGTGATGGAGATTCGCAATTTGTTTTTCAACACCCCCGTTCGCCATCGATTCTTGAAGACCGCACAAACCGAACGGGGGCACATCATGGAAGCGTTCACGCGAATCGCCCTGGCCAACCCGAAAACTCACTTTGTGATGACGTCCAACGACAAGAACGTCTACGATTTGCCGCCGACCACGCGCTGGTCCGATCGAATCGAGGCCTTCTTTGGTGGCGAGATCGCCGAGGCGTTGATTCCGATCGAGAACGATGATGGCCAAATTCGCATCAATGGTTACGCCTGCGACCCATCGGTCAGCCGCGGAAACAACCGGATGCAATATTTGTTTCTCAATGGGCGCCATATTCGCGACCGGTCGCTACAGCATGCACTCGGCGAAGCCTATCGCGGGTTATTGATGGTCGGTCGTCACCCGGTTTGCTTCTTGCAAATGGAAATGCCAGCGGAGATGGTCGACGTCAACGTGCATCCGTGCAAATTGGAAGTGCGATTCACCGATGGCGGCCGAGTCTACGGTCGGCTGTTGCAAACGTTGCGATACCAGTTCCTGAAAACCAACATGACGCACCGTGTTGGACCGCCTCCGGCTTCGGAAGTGGTACCGGATCAGGTCATGACCGCGGGCGAGAGTGTGTTGGGTTTGCCTCAGCGGACTGAATCCGAACAGCGACAAGAAGTCATCCATTGGGCAAGAACCGGATCGACCTCTTCGATGCCATCGCCCACTTCAACCGTTTCCCCTTCACCGTTCCCCTCGCTGACGGTACCTGGATTCCGCCCTTATCCTGGTACCCGAGGCAACGACCTCTCCAGCCCTGCGGCGGGCCCTCCCACCGAATCGCCGCTGTCATCCGAAGCAACCCGTTCGGTGGATGCGACCTTAGCCTCTGATCCGCAGCCTGCGTCGGGAAATCACCAACTCGATCCAACAAGCGATCCGCGCCCCGTCGTGTGTTACCTGGGATTTCAGGTTCACAATCGGTACTTGGTCACGCAAGATGAGAAGGGGATGGTCGTCATCGACCAGCACGCATTGCATGAACGTGTGCTCTACGAACGGATCAAAGACAAGGTACTCGGTAGCGACGAGAGCTTGGAATCGCAGAGATTGTTGGTTCCTGAGCCGGTCTCGCTGACCCCCGCGGAGCGGACGGCCGCTTTGGATGCAAAGGAGACCTTGGCTCGAATCGGTATCGAGATCGAAGATTTCGGCGGTGAGACGATTCTCGTTCAATCGTATCCGGCGATGCTTGGGAAGACGTCACCGGGCGATATGCTCCGCACCGTGTTGGAATCGTTGATGTCGGCCGGCAAGCAGCCCGACGCCCAGGATTTACTCAATCATTTGCTCAGCACGATCGCTTGTAAAGCAGCGGTCAAAGCAGGGGATCCGCTCACGCGAGAGGAAATCACGGCGCTGTTGGAACAACGCGATCTGTACCAAGACACGCATCATTGTCCCCACGGTCGACCCACGGCGCTGTTCTTCAGCCGTGACGAACTGGATCGGATGTTTGGCAGGCTTGGCCCCCGGGGGCGCGCGAAAAACGAGACCCGATGA
- a CDS encoding PrkA family serine protein kinase, with amino-acid sequence MTNQNDILALYSETYEKSKQVKLSLKEYLETASKDPLLYASAAERMVNAIGEPTLVDTSKDTRLGRIFMNRTIKTYDSFRHFYGLEETIERIVGYFRHAAQGLEERKQILYMLGPVGGGKSSLSEEIKRLMEKQPVYVLCADDEISPIYESPLGLFDRATMGSLLEDQYGIAQRRLPGYMSPWAVKRLDEFGGDISKFSVVRVTPSEQRRCCVAKTEPGDENNQDISSLVGKVDIRKLEHFGQDDADAYSYTGGLNRTTQGLMEFVEMFKAPLKMLHPLLTATQDGTYVGTENVGAMPYQGIIVAHSNESEWESFKANRNNEAFLDRICVVKVPYCLRVSEERMIYDKLIANSELGEAPCAPDTLEMMARFSVLTRLKEHENSSLYAKLRVYDGESLKDTDPQARTVQEYHDAAGVSEGMEGVSTRFAYKILSETFNFDTAEVAADPVHLMYVLEQSIRREQLPEDVEKRFIEFVKEELATRYADFIGNEIRKAYLESYHSYGQNLFDRYISYADAWIDDQDFKDPDTGQLMDREVLNGELEKIEHPAGIANTKDFRYEVVKFALRARAKKDGRNPSWTSYEKIRDVIEKRMFSQIEELLPVISFGAKKDSDAEQKHHEFVDRMTQRGYTPRQVRRLVDWYMRVSKSG; translated from the coding sequence ATGACGAACCAAAACGACATATTGGCGCTGTACAGCGAAACGTACGAAAAGAGCAAGCAGGTCAAGCTTTCGCTGAAGGAGTATCTCGAGACGGCCAGCAAGGATCCGTTGCTGTACGCCTCAGCGGCCGAACGGATGGTGAACGCCATTGGTGAACCGACCTTGGTGGATACGTCCAAAGACACGCGGCTCGGTCGCATTTTCATGAACCGGACGATCAAGACGTACGATTCGTTTCGCCATTTCTATGGACTTGAGGAAACGATCGAACGGATCGTCGGCTATTTCCGGCATGCGGCCCAAGGTCTGGAAGAGCGCAAACAGATTCTCTACATGCTCGGGCCGGTTGGCGGTGGCAAGAGTTCTTTGTCGGAAGAGATCAAGCGTTTGATGGAAAAGCAACCGGTCTATGTTTTGTGTGCCGACGACGAAATCAGCCCGATCTATGAGAGCCCCCTTGGGCTCTTCGACCGCGCCACGATGGGCTCGCTGCTGGAAGACCAATATGGAATTGCTCAGCGGCGATTGCCGGGTTACATGTCCCCGTGGGCCGTTAAGCGTCTCGATGAATTCGGTGGCGACATTTCCAAGTTCTCGGTTGTGCGCGTCACGCCGTCGGAACAGCGCCGCTGCTGTGTTGCGAAAACAGAGCCGGGGGACGAAAACAACCAGGATATCTCTTCTTTGGTTGGCAAGGTCGATATTCGCAAACTCGAACACTTTGGCCAAGATGACGCCGATGCGTATTCCTACACAGGCGGATTGAATCGAACCACGCAAGGTTTGATGGAGTTCGTCGAGATGTTCAAAGCACCACTCAAAATGCTGCACCCGCTTTTGACGGCGACACAGGATGGGACCTATGTGGGAACCGAGAATGTCGGGGCGATGCCCTACCAAGGCATCATCGTCGCTCACTCGAACGAATCAGAATGGGAAAGTTTCAAGGCAAATCGGAACAACGAAGCGTTTTTGGATCGAATCTGTGTGGTCAAAGTACCGTACTGTTTACGCGTTAGCGAAGAACGGATGATCTACGACAAACTGATCGCCAACAGCGAGCTCGGCGAGGCACCCTGTGCTCCGGACACGCTTGAGATGATGGCGAGATTCTCGGTATTGACACGTTTGAAGGAACACGAGAATTCCAGCCTTTACGCCAAACTGCGAGTCTACGATGGCGAATCGCTGAAGGACACCGACCCACAAGCTCGCACGGTTCAGGAATACCATGATGCGGCGGGAGTCAGTGAAGGGATGGAGGGTGTCTCGACCCGTTTCGCCTACAAGATACTGTCGGAAACCTTTAACTTTGATACCGCCGAAGTGGCAGCGGATCCTGTTCATTTGATGTATGTGTTGGAACAATCGATCCGCCGTGAACAATTGCCCGAAGACGTCGAAAAACGCTTTATCGAGTTCGTGAAGGAGGAATTGGCCACGCGTTACGCCGACTTCATCGGCAATGAGATTCGTAAAGCCTATCTCGAATCGTACCATAGCTATGGTCAAAACCTTTTCGATCGCTACATCTCATACGCAGACGCGTGGATTGATGACCAGGATTTCAAGGATCCGGATACCGGACAATTGATGGATCGCGAGGTACTGAACGGGGAACTCGAAAAGATCGAGCATCCCGCTGGCATCGCGAATACCAAGGATTTCCGTTACGAGGTTGTCAAGTTCGCGTTACGAGCCCGAGCCAAGAAGGACGGGCGAAACCCGAGTTGGACTTCTTACGAGAAGATTCGTGATGTGATTGAAAAACGAATGTTCAGCCAAATCGAAGAGCTGCTGCCGGTGATCAGCTTTGGTGCAAAGAAAGACAGCGATGCCGAGCAAAAGCATCATGAATTTGTCGATCGGATGACCCAGCGAGGCTACACACCACGCCAAGTTCGGCGACTGGTCGATTGGTACATGCGAGTGAGCAAATCGGGGTAG
- a CDS encoding SpoVR family protein produces MNPTRLLYRGSEWNFDLIRRLHDAIEEVALDELGLDVYHNQMEVITSEQMLDAYAAIGMPLMYRHWSFGKKFAREELLYRKGAQSLAYELVINSDPCVSYIMEENTATMQALVIAHAAFGHNHFFKNNQLFRQWTRADRVLDELTYAKNYLAECEQRYGIEAVESLLDSAHALMSQGVDRYAPRRQSLAAQEQKAKARRDHFEANYNDLWRTVPSARNASDSESVRESNQKTQIERAALDLPRENLLGFLAQHALKLKDWQREVLEIVRRLAQYFYPQRQTKLMNEGCATFTHYEIMNRMYDRGQIDEGAMLEFLHMHSAVVTQPPFDSQAYSGINPYALGFAMMRDIQRICDAPDDEDHQWFPEFAGNGDAMTTLRNAWAEFRDESFVLQFLSPRLIREMRLFLVGNRAESRFVTVDAIHDDSGYRDIRRQLASQYDLSNQEPDIEVTDCDLKGSRRLVLTHRVRNGKLLNKEECNRTLRHVANLWGYRVKMLETDVDTGITLDEFDAVPMP; encoded by the coding sequence ATGAACCCAACACGACTTCTCTATCGCGGCTCGGAGTGGAACTTTGATCTGATTCGACGCCTTCATGATGCGATCGAAGAGGTCGCACTGGATGAACTTGGACTCGACGTCTATCACAATCAGATGGAGGTGATCACGTCCGAACAGATGCTCGACGCCTATGCGGCAATCGGAATGCCGCTGATGTACCGGCATTGGTCGTTTGGCAAGAAGTTTGCCCGTGAGGAATTGCTCTACCGTAAAGGGGCTCAATCCTTGGCATACGAATTGGTGATCAATTCGGATCCCTGTGTTTCCTACATCATGGAAGAAAACACGGCCACGATGCAAGCACTTGTAATTGCCCACGCGGCATTCGGACACAACCATTTTTTCAAAAACAACCAGCTGTTTCGTCAATGGACACGGGCCGATCGGGTGCTCGACGAGTTGACTTATGCGAAGAACTACCTCGCCGAATGTGAGCAACGCTATGGAATCGAGGCGGTCGAGAGCTTGCTCGATTCGGCTCACGCCTTGATGTCTCAGGGGGTCGACCGGTATGCGCCGCGAAGACAATCGCTCGCCGCTCAAGAGCAGAAGGCCAAGGCACGTCGTGATCACTTCGAGGCGAACTACAATGATTTGTGGCGGACGGTACCCAGTGCCCGCAACGCGAGCGATTCCGAATCCGTCCGTGAGTCAAATCAGAAGACGCAAATCGAACGGGCCGCGTTGGATTTGCCGCGAGAAAACCTGCTTGGCTTTCTTGCCCAACACGCACTCAAGCTGAAGGACTGGCAAAGAGAGGTGTTGGAGATTGTTCGCCGTTTGGCGCAATATTTTTACCCACAGCGTCAGACCAAGTTGATGAACGAAGGCTGTGCCACGTTCACGCATTACGAAATCATGAACCGGATGTACGACCGCGGACAGATTGACGAAGGCGCGATGTTAGAGTTTTTGCACATGCATTCGGCCGTCGTCACGCAACCACCGTTTGACAGCCAAGCCTACAGCGGGATCAACCCGTACGCGCTCGGTTTCGCAATGATGCGTGACATTCAGCGGATTTGCGATGCCCCGGATGACGAAGATCACCAATGGTTTCCTGAATTTGCCGGCAACGGCGATGCGATGACGACCCTTCGCAATGCCTGGGCCGAGTTTCGCGATGAAAGCTTCGTGCTTCAATTCCTCAGCCCCCGACTGATCCGCGAAATGCGATTGTTTTTAGTCGGCAACCGAGCCGAGTCGCGATTCGTTACCGTCGATGCGATTCATGATGATTCGGGTTATCGTGACATTCGCCGCCAATTGGCGTCACAGTATGATCTGTCGAATCAAGAACCCGACATCGAAGTGACCGATTGCGACCTAAAAGGCAGCCGTCGCTTGGTGCTCACGCATCGCGTTCGAAATGGCAAACTGCTCAACAAAGAGGAATGCAATCGAACGCTTCGGCACGTGGCCAACCTTTGGGGCTATCGAGTCAAGATGCTGGAAACCGACGTCGACACAGGCATCACGTTGGACGAGTTCGACGCGGTCCCGATGCCCTAA
- a CDS encoding heavy-metal-associated domain-containing protein gives MRGIAYSVAALAAVIIIVAIAKMPAQVGSEGAGANLTTDAGTVLTSARVMDTEGELTLEVPDMHCPFSCYPRVKELLEGSEAVEEVELAEQQEEGVIDNRQVIVHFHPGFNVDQAIAKLAKEGFAKSDVAN, from the coding sequence ATGCGAGGTATCGCTTACTCCGTCGCGGCATTGGCCGCGGTCATCATCATCGTCGCGATCGCCAAAATGCCTGCCCAGGTCGGCAGCGAGGGCGCGGGGGCCAATCTGACCACCGACGCGGGCACCGTCTTGACCAGTGCCCGGGTCATGGACACCGAGGGCGAATTGACGCTTGAAGTTCCTGACATGCATTGTCCCTTTTCGTGTTACCCGCGAGTCAAGGAATTGCTCGAAGGCTCCGAAGCAGTCGAAGAGGTGGAATTGGCGGAACAGCAGGAAGAAGGCGTGATCGACAACCGTCAAGTGATCGTGCACTTTCATCCCGGTTTCAACGTCGACCAAGCGATTGCAAAGCTTGCAAAAGAAGGTTTTGCAAAATCCGACGTTGCAAACTAG
- a CDS encoding YeaH/YhbH family protein — translation MHVIDRRRNPKSKSLGNRQRFLRRMKSHIREAVNQSLRSRKIADLEGSQEVSIRSKDLREPSFHHDAGAGHRDYVLPGNQEYQQGDRIAKPDTSGGRGSKGSPDGDGEDHFSFVLTRDEFLNLFFEDLELPNLAKKKLKSMTSPARVRAGYSKEGAPQRMNLRQTMRRSLSRRIALGRPSKSEMAELEALLHKAELEADDAEVKRITSLLHSKRIRLQRVPYLDTVDLRYRQFESVPRPTTQAVMFCLMDTSASMTEELKDLAKRFYMLLHLFLNRHYGAVELVFIRHTYTASEVDEDTFFHGRETGGTIVSSAFEEMLKVIRDRYPVEDWNIYAAQVSDGHNFDYDMPHTLELLEQHVLPLCQYYAYIEVGDEIFPGSSILWEGYTPLTERHKNFARAEVIEASEIFPVFHDLFGHATLRG, via the coding sequence ATGCACGTTATTGACCGCCGCCGCAACCCAAAATCGAAGAGTCTGGGAAACCGCCAGCGTTTTCTGCGGCGGATGAAGTCACACATTCGAGAAGCCGTCAATCAATCGTTACGATCCCGCAAGATCGCGGATTTGGAGGGGAGCCAAGAGGTCTCGATCCGCAGCAAGGATTTGCGGGAACCCTCGTTTCATCACGACGCGGGCGCTGGCCATCGTGATTACGTCTTGCCGGGCAATCAGGAATATCAACAAGGCGATCGGATCGCCAAACCCGACACGAGTGGAGGAAGGGGATCAAAGGGAAGTCCGGACGGAGACGGCGAAGACCATTTCTCGTTCGTGTTAACGCGAGACGAGTTCTTGAACCTCTTTTTCGAAGATCTGGAACTGCCCAATCTGGCAAAAAAGAAGCTCAAGTCGATGACGTCTCCGGCGCGCGTTCGAGCGGGGTATTCCAAAGAGGGTGCGCCTCAGCGAATGAATTTGCGGCAAACGATGCGGCGCAGCTTGTCGCGGCGGATCGCACTCGGACGCCCCTCCAAATCAGAAATGGCGGAACTCGAAGCGTTGCTTCACAAGGCGGAACTCGAAGCCGATGATGCAGAAGTCAAGCGAATCACTTCACTACTCCATTCGAAACGGATCCGCCTGCAGCGCGTGCCGTACCTCGACACCGTTGACCTGCGATATAGGCAGTTTGAAAGCGTGCCGCGTCCGACGACGCAAGCGGTGATGTTTTGCTTGATGGATACCTCCGCATCGATGACGGAGGAATTGAAAGATCTGGCGAAACGTTTTTACATGCTGTTGCACCTTTTCCTGAATCGCCATTACGGTGCTGTTGAGCTTGTCTTCATTCGGCACACGTACACGGCCAGCGAGGTGGATGAAGACACCTTTTTCCACGGCCGAGAAACCGGCGGAACCATCGTCTCATCGGCTTTCGAAGAGATGTTGAAGGTCATTCGTGACCGGTACCCGGTTGAGGACTGGAATATCTACGCCGCTCAAGTGTCCGACGGTCACAACTTTGACTATGACATGCCACACACGTTGGAGTTACTCGAACAGCACGTTTTGCCGTTGTGCCAATACTATGCGTACATCGAAGTGGGCGACGAGATCTTTCCGGGCAGCAGTATTTTGTGGGAAGGTTACACGCCGCTGACCGAACGACACAAAAACTTTGCCCGCGCCGAAGTCATTGAAGCATCGGAAATCTTCCCGGTTTTCCACGACCTGTTTGGCCATGCCACCCTTCGCGGATAG